The Sphingomonas sp. So64.6b genome includes a region encoding these proteins:
- a CDS encoding ABC transporter ATP-binding protein: MSLVRIRGLVRRFTKKGVLDGIDLDIGAGEFVALLGRSGSGKSTLLRALADLDHEAEGTGDLVVPHRLSVVFQDARLLPWKRVLDNVILGLDGPNARQRGLEALAEVELDGRERSWPYELSGGEQQRVALARSLVRRPELLLADEPFGALDALTRIRMHVLLRRLSATHNPAVLLVTHDVDEAIELADRVVVLDQGRIVADISVALPPAGTARRDRFAALQHELLGLLGVETESGASPYAASHSDRAPSGKTPSGTTRITA, from the coding sequence ATGAGCCTGGTCCGTATCCGCGGCCTGGTCCGCCGCTTCACCAAAAAGGGCGTGCTCGACGGCATCGACCTCGACATCGGTGCGGGCGAATTCGTCGCGCTGCTCGGCCGCAGCGGCTCGGGCAAGAGCACGCTGCTGCGTGCGCTCGCCGATCTCGACCATGAAGCGGAAGGAACGGGCGACCTTGTCGTGCCCCACCGGCTGTCGGTGGTGTTCCAGGACGCCCGGTTGCTGCCGTGGAAGCGCGTGCTCGACAATGTCATTCTCGGGCTCGACGGCCCGAATGCGCGGCAACGCGGGTTGGAGGCGCTGGCCGAGGTCGAGCTCGACGGGCGCGAACGCTCCTGGCCCTATGAATTGTCGGGTGGCGAGCAGCAGCGCGTCGCGCTGGCGCGCTCGCTGGTGCGGCGGCCCGAACTGCTGCTGGCCGACGAGCCGTTCGGCGCACTCGACGCGCTTACCCGCATCCGCATGCACGTCCTGCTGCGCCGCCTGTCCGCCACGCATAATCCGGCGGTGCTGCTGGTCACGCATGATGTCGATGAGGCGATCGAGCTCGCCGACCGCGTGGTGGTGCTCGATCAGGGCCGTATCGTCGCCGATATCAGTGTCGCGCTGCCGCCCGCGGGTACCGCCCGGCGCGACCGGTTCGCCGCGCTCCAGCACGAACTGCTCGGCCTGCTCGGCGTCGAGACCGAGTCCGGCGCCTCCCCCTACGCCGCCTCCCACTCCGACAGAGCCCCTTCAGGCAAAACCCCCTCAGGCACAACAAGGATCACCGCATGA
- a CDS encoding ABC transporter permease — MNAPFPNIATPNFTTLPTMVELFPPKAVPEAPARRGKRRLGLEAPLAWGWVLGPVLLLIYWSAFSLTGFLDTRILPAPWTAVTAGIELIRDGRLQENLAVSAWRAAQGLAFGTLIGVALALISGLSLLGGYVIDGLVQLKRGIPVLALIPFMILWFGVGEAMKVTVIAVTVFAPIYIHTHSALRAIDLKQVELAETLGLGRFAFVRHVVLPGALPGMLLGLRFGVTAAWLALVVVEQLNATSGIGYMITLARNYAQTDVMLVGLVVYALLGLGSDAVVRVIQRRALVWRRTLGA, encoded by the coding sequence ATGAACGCGCCCTTCCCCAACATCGCGACCCCCAACTTCACGACGCTGCCGACCATGGTCGAGCTGTTTCCCCCCAAGGCCGTACCCGAAGCCCCGGCCCGACGCGGCAAGCGCCGGCTCGGGCTCGAAGCACCGCTCGCCTGGGGATGGGTGCTCGGGCCGGTGTTGCTGCTGATCTATTGGTCGGCCTTCTCGCTCACCGGGTTTCTCGACACGCGAATCCTGCCCGCGCCATGGACCGCGGTCACCGCCGGGATCGAGTTGATCCGCGACGGGCGGTTGCAGGAAAATCTCGCCGTCTCCGCCTGGCGCGCCGCGCAGGGGCTGGCGTTCGGCACACTCATCGGCGTGGCGCTGGCGTTGATCTCGGGGCTGAGCCTGCTGGGCGGCTATGTCATCGACGGGCTGGTACAGCTGAAACGCGGCATCCCGGTGCTCGCGCTGATCCCTTTCATGATCCTGTGGTTCGGCGTCGGCGAAGCGATGAAGGTCACGGTCATCGCCGTCACCGTGTTCGCGCCGATCTATATCCACACGCACAGCGCCTTGCGCGCGATCGATCTCAAGCAGGTCGAACTGGCCGAGACATTGGGGCTGGGGCGGTTCGCCTTTGTCCGCCATGTCGTGCTGCCCGGCGCGCTGCCCGGCATGCTGCTTGGCCTGCGCTTCGGCGTGACCGCGGCCTGGCTCGCGCTGGTGGTGGTCGAGCAGCTCAATGCGACCAGCGGCATCGGTTACATGATCACGCTCGCGCGGAATTATGCGCAGACCGATGTGATGCTGGTCGGGCTGGTCGTCTATGCGTTGCTCGGGCTCGGCTCCGACGCGGTGGTGCGCGTAATCCAGCGGCGCGCGCTGGTGTGGCGCCGGACGCTCGGTGCATGA
- a CDS encoding ABC transporter substrate-binding protein produces MPHAARTGARPRPWGFIGLAAFVAVTIALLFVFAPNRQPPRDSSADLSEAEALPDTVPKGTVLVVGDPVTQWVFEHLGWDKKLPFTVKWVQITGGPDVTEAFHAKALDVGLGANVPPIHATWVGLPVRIVAFRQRRDPLAHPAFVLAIAPKARIRTLADLRGKRIAFSPSQVQSQVVLQTLKALGLTRKDVKLVELPSSIGGDVYTSALASNLVDVAPIGSGIVAERYLRKFGQDGAKVIPHPEFRDDALVAYVPTEVVHNPAKAAALKQFFHWWGRAQAWQQTHRDELSRGYYVDHQGLSLADAKLIIAAIGDIDVARGWDQPIAYQQAAIDLLAPEMDQPRFDAATLFDRRFEEIAANGFAAGLAADR; encoded by the coding sequence ATGCCACACGCGGCCAGGACTGGTGCACGCCCCCGGCCCTGGGGGTTTATCGGCCTGGCCGCATTCGTCGCGGTCACGATCGCGCTGCTCTTCGTCTTCGCGCCCAATCGCCAGCCGCCGCGTGACAGCAGCGCCGACCTGTCGGAGGCGGAGGCGCTGCCCGATACCGTGCCCAAGGGCACCGTGCTGGTGGTCGGCGACCCGGTGACGCAATGGGTGTTCGAGCATCTCGGCTGGGACAAGAAGCTGCCCTTCACGGTGAAATGGGTGCAGATCACCGGCGGCCCCGACGTGACCGAGGCGTTCCATGCCAAGGCGCTCGATGTCGGACTCGGTGCCAATGTGCCGCCAATCCATGCGACCTGGGTCGGCCTGCCGGTCCGCATCGTCGCGTTCCGCCAGCGCCGCGATCCGCTGGCGCATCCCGCCTTCGTGCTCGCCATCGCGCCCAAGGCGAGAATCCGGACGCTTGCCGACCTGCGCGGCAAACGCATCGCGTTCAGCCCGAGCCAGGTGCAGAGCCAGGTCGTGCTGCAGACGCTGAAGGCGCTCGGCCTGACCAGGAAGGACGTGAAGCTGGTCGAATTGCCGTCGAGCATCGGCGGCGATGTCTATACCAGCGCACTGGCCAGCAACCTGGTCGATGTCGCGCCGATCGGCAGCGGCATCGTCGCCGAACGCTATCTGCGCAAGTTCGGGCAGGACGGCGCGAAGGTAATCCCCCATCCCGAATTCCGCGACGATGCGCTGGTCGCCTATGTGCCCACAGAGGTCGTGCACAATCCGGCCAAGGCGGCGGCGCTCAAGCAGTTCTTCCATTGGTGGGGTCGCGCCCAGGCCTGGCAGCAGACGCATCGCGACGAACTCTCGCGTGGTTATTATGTCGATCATCAGGGCCTGTCGCTGGCGGACGCTAAGCTGATCATCGCCGCGATCGGCGACATCGACGTGGCGCGCGGCTGGGATCAGCCGATCGCCTATCAACAGGCCGCGATCGACCTGCTCGCCCCGGAAATGGACCAGCCGCGCTTCGACGCGGCCACCCTGTTCGATCGCCGTTTCGAAGAGATCGCCGCCAACGGTTTTGCCGCGGGCCTGGCGGCAGACCGCTGA
- a CDS encoding TauD/TfdA family dioxygenase — MSNVTALRPDGATDRFSYRHITVDPVTPIIGAEISGVDLRQPIDAETAADIQKALHDWRVVFFRDQDISNDQLKAFGRAFGPLTPAHPIAEGLEDHPEIWERSVEEYRTRRSRNEAAPPGREPPRDYKGWHIDITFVANPNRYSILHGVEIPPYGGDTLFANLIAAYEGLSAPIRLLIDGLQAVHRTSGYDSAGAKPRRDGRSTGPFVSLHPLVRIHPETGEKLLFLNPGTISHIVGLKEPESKALLDLLFYEATRPEYQVRFHWRPKSLVVWDNQAVAHAGPIDYSNFDLPRAVRRITIAGDLTRGPDGFVSQPLEGELFNVLG; from the coding sequence ATGAGCAATGTCACCGCCCTGCGCCCCGATGGCGCGACCGACCGTTTCAGCTATCGCCACATCACCGTCGATCCGGTCACGCCGATCATCGGCGCTGAAATCTCCGGCGTCGACCTGCGCCAGCCGATCGATGCGGAAACCGCCGCCGACATCCAGAAGGCGCTGCACGACTGGCGCGTCGTGTTCTTCCGCGACCAGGACATCAGCAACGACCAGCTAAAGGCGTTCGGCCGCGCGTTCGGCCCGCTGACGCCAGCCCATCCGATCGCCGAGGGGCTGGAGGATCACCCCGAGATCTGGGAGCGCAGCGTCGAGGAATATCGCACGCGCCGCAGCCGCAACGAAGCCGCTCCGCCGGGCCGCGAGCCGCCGCGCGACTACAAGGGCTGGCACATCGACATCACCTTCGTCGCCAACCCCAACCGCTATTCGATCCTGCACGGCGTCGAGATACCGCCCTATGGCGGCGACACGTTGTTCGCCAATCTGATCGCCGCCTATGAAGGCCTGTCCGCGCCGATCCGCTTGCTGATCGACGGGCTGCAAGCGGTGCATCGCACCAGCGGTTATGATTCCGCTGGCGCCAAGCCGCGCCGCGATGGGCGTTCGACCGGCCCGTTCGTCTCGCTCCATCCGCTGGTGCGGATCCATCCCGAGACCGGCGAGAAGCTGCTGTTCCTCAACCCCGGCACGATCAGCCATATCGTCGGACTGAAGGAGCCGGAGAGCAAGGCGCTGCTCGACTTGCTGTTCTACGAAGCGACGCGGCCGGAATATCAGGTACGTTTCCACTGGCGGCCCAAATCGCTGGTGGTGTGGGACAATCAGGCGGTCGCCCATGCCGGGCCAATCGACTATTCGAATTTCGACCTGCCGCGCGCGGTGCGGCGCATCACAATTGCCGGCGATTTGACGCGCGGCCCCGATGGCTTTGTCTCGCAGCCGCTGGAAGGCGAGCTGTTCAACGTGCTCGGCTGA
- a CDS encoding aldo/keto reductase yields MPNLGNLTVSRQGFGAMGLSHAYGQAEDSASIATIHRAIDLGVTFFDTATGYGEGHNERLLGEAIAARRDELVIASKFVHRPHGGGPEVEPVHPRDAVEASLKRLGVERIDLYYLHRVDPLIAIEESIGELGRLVDEGKIGAVGVSEATADGIRRAHATYKLTALQSEYSLWTRDVEVEILPTVRELGIGFVAYSPLGRGFLAGAEVTDPNDRRHQHPRFQPDAVAANSRRRAVIEEVAQRLGVSVAQVSLAWVLSKGVVPIPGTRHIAHLEANWAANDLALDAESVVALEAAFARGSTVGARYPTESLKLVPPEPVAA; encoded by the coding sequence ATGCCCAATCTCGGAAATCTCACGGTCAGCCGTCAGGGCTTTGGCGCGATGGGATTGTCCCACGCTTATGGTCAGGCGGAGGACAGCGCTTCGATCGCCACGATCCACCGCGCGATCGATCTCGGCGTCACCTTTTTCGATACCGCGACGGGCTATGGCGAGGGCCATAACGAAAGGCTGCTCGGCGAGGCGATCGCCGCGCGGCGCGACGAACTGGTGATCGCCAGCAAGTTCGTCCACCGCCCCCATGGCGGCGGACCCGAGGTCGAACCGGTCCATCCACGCGACGCCGTGGAGGCCAGCCTGAAGCGGTTGGGCGTTGAGCGTATCGACCTTTATTACCTGCACCGCGTCGACCCCCTGATCGCGATCGAGGAATCGATCGGCGAGCTCGGCCGGCTGGTCGATGAGGGCAAGATCGGCGCGGTCGGTGTCTCCGAAGCGACCGCCGACGGCATTCGCCGCGCGCATGCGACCTATAAGCTGACCGCGCTGCAGAGCGAATATTCGCTGTGGACCCGCGATGTCGAGGTCGAGATCCTGCCCACCGTGCGCGAACTGGGCATCGGCTTCGTCGCCTATAGCCCGCTCGGCCGCGGCTTCCTCGCAGGGGCCGAAGTGACCGACCCGAACGATCGCCGCCATCAGCATCCGCGCTTCCAGCCCGACGCGGTCGCCGCGAACAGCCGACGCCGCGCGGTGATCGAGGAAGTCGCCCAGCGCCTCGGCGTGAGCGTCGCGCAGGTGAGCCTCGCCTGGGTCCTGTCCAAGGGCGTGGTGCCGATCCCGGGCACGCGGCACATCGCGCATCTCGAGGCGAACTGGGCGGCCAATGACCTGGCGCTTGATGCCGAATCCGTCGTCGCGCTGGAGGCGGCGTTCGCGCGCGGATCGACGGTCGGCGCGCGCTACCCGACCGAGAGCCTGAAGCTGGTGCCGCCGGAGCCGGTCGCCGCCTGA